One window from the genome of Streptomyces sp. NBC_01476 encodes:
- a CDS encoding SDR family oxidoreductase translates to MDITNRTVFIAGATSGIGLELARRFAAAGSAVIVGGRRTDLLDRLAAEGFATVPIDVTDQESVGRARDTILRGHPGLDTIVTMSGVGIPEDLRDPAHFSAAQETVDTNLLGTIRVIDAFTPHLIERGAGTVVTVTSGIGFLPFPLMPTYAASKAAVHAYSEALRAQLEGTGVEVSELVPPAVATTPEQARLNPRALKLDEFVTEAMDLLQADPTPREILVKGVLMHRWAERDGTYDELVAQRSQALAMLPSRQ, encoded by the coding sequence ATGGACATCACCAACCGCACCGTCTTCATCGCCGGCGCCACCTCGGGAATCGGTCTCGAACTCGCCCGGCGCTTCGCCGCGGCCGGCAGCGCCGTGATCGTCGGCGGACGCCGAACCGACCTGCTGGACCGGCTCGCGGCTGAGGGGTTCGCCACCGTTCCGATCGACGTGACCGACCAGGAGAGCGTCGGCCGTGCCCGGGACACGATCCTGCGCGGCCACCCGGGCCTTGACACGATCGTGACGATGTCGGGGGTCGGGATCCCCGAGGATCTGCGCGATCCCGCGCACTTCAGCGCCGCGCAGGAGACGGTCGACACCAACCTCCTGGGCACCATCCGGGTCATCGACGCCTTCACCCCGCACCTGATCGAGCGCGGCGCCGGCACCGTCGTCACGGTCACCTCGGGCATCGGGTTCCTGCCGTTCCCGCTCATGCCGACCTACGCCGCGTCGAAGGCCGCCGTGCACGCGTACTCCGAGGCGTTGCGCGCGCAGCTGGAGGGCACCGGTGTCGAGGTGTCCGAACTCGTCCCGCCGGCCGTCGCCACCACGCCGGAACAGGCACGGCTCAACCCGCGCGCGCTCAAACTGGACGAGTTCGTCACCGAGGCGATGGACCTGCTCCAGGCCGACCCCACTCCGCGCGAAATCCTCGTCAAGGGCGTACTGATGCACCGGTGGGCCGAACGCGACGGCACCTACGACGAGTTGGTCGCCCAGCGGTCGCAGGCACTCGCGATGCTCCCGAGCCGTCAGTAG